The segment GGCCTCGGGGCTCAGCGGGTCGCGCGCGCCCACCGAGCCCTGGGTTTCCACCTGCAGGTCCATCCCCAGGCGCTGGGCCGCCTGCTTCAGGGCTTCGGCAGCCATGAAGGTGTGGGCCACGCCCGTTGGGCAGGCGGTGACCGCGACAATGCGCGGCCGGGCACCTGAAACGACTGCGGGCACAGCCGGCTCGACCTGCTGCTCCCGGGCCTCAGCGGCAGCGCGCAGGAGGAAGGCCTCGCTGTCGCGCAGGGCCTCGCTTGGGCTAGCGATGAACAGGCGCTTGCCGGCGAAGCGCGAGAGGTCCAGCGCGCCACTCTTCACCACCAGCACCCAGTCGGCGGCCTCCAGGGTGGAGGCGGACAGCGCGTTCTCCGGATGCTGCGGGTCCACGATTTCGACGCTGGTGCTCCAGCCCAGGCGCTGGGCGGCGGCATCCAGCAGGCGTGCGCAGAGCACGCTGGTGACCATGCCATTGGGGCAGGCGGTGACTATGGCGAGTTTCATCGGGACACCTCTTGTTGTTCTGGCAGCGCCTGGACCGCGACGGCGCCTTCGAGCTGTTGCAGTTGCACGGCATCACTGATGCCGAAGCCCACCTGGGTCACCGCCTGGGCGGCGATGGCGGTGGCGTGGCGCAGGGTGCGCTCGACCGGCCAGCCGCTGAGCAGGCCGTGGACCATGCCGGCCAGCAGGGAATCGCCCGCACCTACGGTGCTGGCCACGGGCACCTGTGGCGGCTGGGCATGCAGGGCGAGTCCGGGGCCGAACCAGTTCACGCCAGCGGCCCCCTGGGAAATGACGATTTGCTCGATCCCTTGCGCCTGGAGCCTGCGGGCCTCCTCGCGCTGGGACGCGATGTCATGCACGGCCCGGCCACGGAGTTCGCTCAACTCATCGGTATTCGGCTTGATCAGCCAGGGCGCGGCGAGCAGGCCGGCGCGCAGGGCCTCGCCGCTGGTGTCCAGCGCCACCTTCAGGCCGTGGCGCTTGAGCCGGGTGATCAATTCGGCGAGATAAGCCGGCGCAATGCCTCTGGGCAGGCTGCCGGCCACCACCGCCAGGTCATGGCCCGGCGCGACGGTGTCCAGCCGCGCAAGCAGCTCATCCTGGGCAGCGGTATCGATCTCCGGGCCGGGGCCGTTGATGTCGGTGATGCGCCCATCGGCTTCCGCCAGCTTGATATTGCTGCGGGTTTCGCCCGGCACACGGATGAAGGCATCGACGAAGCCGCGCCGGGCGAACAGCGTTTCGAAGGCGTCGGCGTTGTCCGCGCCCAGGAAGCCCGCAACGCTGAGGCTGTGGCCAAGGTCGGCCAGCACCTGGGCGACGTTCACGCCCTTGCCGGCGGCGTGGCTGACCTGGGCCAGGCTGCGGTTGACCTGGCCTGGCTCCAGGCGGTCGAGGCGCAGGGTCAGGTCCAGGGCGGGGTTCAGGGTAAGGGTGAGGATGCGAGCCATCAGAAGCGCTCCGCCAGTTCGCGCACGGCAGCCGCGCTTTCCAGCGCCAGGGCGTCCTGGGCCAACTCGCGGGCAGCGCTCAGGCTGAACTCGCGCACCCGTGCCTTGACCTCGGCGATGCCTCCGGCAGACAGGCTCAGCTCGTCCACCCCCAGGCCCACCAGCAGCGGTACCGCC is part of the Pseudomonas lalkuanensis genome and harbors:
- the pfkB gene encoding 1-phosphofructokinase, with protein sequence MARILTLTLNPALDLTLRLDRLEPGQVNRSLAQVSHAAGKGVNVAQVLADLGHSLSVAGFLGADNADAFETLFARRGFVDAFIRVPGETRSNIKLAEADGRITDINGPGPEIDTAAQDELLARLDTVAPGHDLAVVAGSLPRGIAPAYLAELITRLKRHGLKVALDTSGEALRAGLLAAPWLIKPNTDELSELRGRAVHDIASQREEARRLQAQGIEQIVISQGAAGVNWFGPGLALHAQPPQVPVASTVGAGDSLLAGMVHGLLSGWPVERTLRHATAIAAQAVTQVGFGISDAVQLQQLEGAVAVQALPEQQEVSR